A DNA window from Bacteroidetes Order II. bacterium contains the following coding sequences:
- a CDS encoding response regulator transcription factor, with the protein MPTLRCLAVDDEPLALDLLEDNIRQVPFLELVACCRTIPDALQWLNDSSIDLIFLDIQLPGITGVQFLRSLRPQQKVIFVTAYSHYALEGYELNVVDYLLKPVPFQRFLQAAQKALDTMTPSEVVISTTPPPLPKALHPPIHQDTIWVNADYALIPIRLADVLYVESEKDYLRFHLASQQRPLITRMTLKSLEEKLPSPPFCRVHKSFIVATRHITAIRNQRLMIGETWIPISEMYQPDLLAAIGQKPIN; encoded by the coding sequence ATGCCCACCCTCCGTTGCCTTGCTGTGGACGATGAACCCTTAGCCCTTGACTTGTTGGAGGACAACATCCGGCAGGTCCCATTTCTAGAGTTGGTAGCGTGCTGTCGCACCATTCCTGACGCCCTTCAATGGCTAAATGATTCCTCTATTGATTTGATTTTCTTAGACATACAACTGCCAGGCATCACTGGTGTACAATTTCTTCGTAGCTTACGGCCACAACAAAAGGTCATTTTTGTCACCGCATATAGCCATTACGCCCTTGAGGGGTATGAACTCAATGTAGTGGATTATCTCTTGAAACCAGTGCCTTTTCAACGTTTTTTACAGGCCGCCCAGAAAGCCTTAGACACCATGACGCCGTCGGAGGTAGTCATTTCCACAACACCCCCCCCTTTACCGAAAGCCCTCCACCCGCCCATACATCAAGACACGATTTGGGTAAATGCCGATTATGCCCTCATCCCCATTCGTTTGGCGGACGTACTGTACGTAGAAAGTGAAAAGGACTACCTACGCTTTCACTTAGCCTCTCAACAGCGTCCTTTAATTACCCGTATGACCCTAAAATCATTAGAAGAAAAACTTCCTTCTCCTCCGTTTTGTAGGGTTCACAAATCGTTTATCGTCGCGACCCGTCATATTACAGCCATTCGTAACCAACGGTTGATGATTGGCGAGACTTGGATTCCTATTAGCGAGATGTATCAGCCGGATTTGCTTGCAGCCATTGGACAAAAACCAATTAATTAA
- a CDS encoding type I restriction-modification system subunit M — MSEEYKRILEAQLWNIANTLRGKMNADEFRDYILGFIFYKYLSEKMNIFADEILKQDGIKFKDITPKTENGTAFIEAIKEEALEKLGYFLRPEELFTEVAKRGKGNNEDDVDKFDESKTNFILEDLQKILINIQLSTMGTESEEDFDNLFEDMDLNSSKLGKTPEARNAIIAKVLTHLDKIDFKLSDTNQVDVLGDAYEYLIGQFASGAGKKAGEFYTPQQVSSILAKLVTTGKQKLKSVYDPTCGSGSLLLRVAREVKNVSNFYGQEMNRTTYNLARMNMILHGVHYRKFDIKQDDTLEHPQHIDLQFEAIVANPPFSAQWSANPLFTSDDRFSQYGRLAPSSKADFAFVQHMIYHLADNGTMAIVLPHGALFRGGAEQHIRRYLIENKNFLDAVIGLPANIFYGTSIPTCILVFKKCRENPDDILFIDASRNFEKVKTQNVLRKEDIDLIVETYRNRTETPKYSKKATLEEIAKNDYNLNIPRYVDTFEAEESIDIEAIAKEIKALDETIATTDKSIATFCKELGISTPF; from the coding sequence ATGAGTGAAGAATATAAAAGAATACTAGAAGCCCAACTTTGGAACATTGCCAATACGCTACGTGGCAAAATGAATGCAGACGAGTTTCGTGACTACATTTTGGGTTTCATTTTCTATAAATACCTGAGCGAGAAAATGAACATTTTCGCTGACGAAATTTTGAAACAAGACGGTATTAAGTTTAAAGACATAACACCAAAGACCGAAAACGGGACAGCGTTTATTGAAGCTATTAAAGAGGAAGCCCTCGAAAAATTAGGCTACTTTTTAAGACCAGAAGAGCTTTTTACAGAAGTTGCTAAACGTGGCAAAGGTAATAATGAAGATGACGTGGATAAATTTGACGAAAGTAAAACCAATTTCATTTTAGAAGACCTACAAAAAATCCTTATCAATATCCAGTTAAGCACAATGGGTACAGAAAGCGAAGAAGATTTTGATAATCTCTTTGAGGACATGGATTTGAACAGTTCTAAATTAGGTAAAACACCCGAAGCAAGAAATGCCATCATTGCAAAGGTACTGACGCACTTGGATAAAATTGATTTTAAATTATCTGACACTAATCAAGTTGATGTTTTGGGCGATGCTTACGAATACTTGATTGGACAATTTGCCAGTGGCGCAGGTAAAAAAGCAGGTGAATTTTATACACCGCAACAAGTTTCTTCAATACTTGCAAAACTCGTGACAACAGGAAAACAAAAACTAAAATCCGTTTACGACCCCACTTGTGGTTCGGGTTCTTTGTTGCTTCGGGTAGCCAGAGAAGTGAAAAATGTAAGCAATTTTTACGGACAAGAAATGAACCGTACTACTTACAACCTCGCTCGAATGAATATGATTCTGCACGGTGTTCATTACCGTAAATTTGATATTAAACAAGACGACACGCTCGAACATCCACAACACATTGACCTACAATTTGAGGCAATCGTTGCTAATCCGCCCTTCTCGGCGCAATGGAGCGCCAACCCTTTGTTTACAAGTGACGACCGCTTTAGTCAATACGGAAGGCTTGCACCCAGTAGCAAAGCCGACTTTGCTTTTGTGCAACACATGATTTACCATTTGGCAGACAATGGCACTATGGCAATCGTCCTGCCGCACGGGGCGCTGTTTCGTGGCGGTGCTGAACAACACATTCGCAGGTATTTGATTGAAAACAAAAACTTTTTAGATGCCGTCATTGGCTTACCTGCCAATATATTTTACGGTACGAGTATTCCGACTTGCATTTTGGTTTTCAAAAAGTGTAGAGAAAATCCTGATGACATTCTGTTTATTGATGCCAGTCGTAATTTTGAAAAGGTTAAAACACAAAATGTATTGCGTAAGGAAGATATTGATTTGATTGTTGAAACCTACCGCAACAGAACCGAAACCCCAAAATACAGCAAGAAAGCTACATTAGAAGAAATTGCCAAAAATGATTACAACCTCAACATACCACGCTATGTAGATACGTTTGAAGCAGAAGAAAGCATAGATATTGAAGCGATTGCGAAAGAAATAAAAGCATTGGACGAAACTATTGCTACCACAGATAAAAGCATTGCAACTTTTTGTAAAGAGTTGGGCATTTCAACACCTTTTTAA
- a CDS encoding cation-translocating P-type ATPase, with protein MPEHLPPFPPKWTGLTSAQVEHSRRQHGPNVLRLREKHPLFSILKEVISDPLFLILVGSAAIYFILNEVQEGMIMLMALGFVSSISIFQENRSRNAVLTLRKLANPPTKVIRDGQQYSVPAEDVVIGDLIMLEDGDLIPADAQILEAHDFSVNESILTGESLSVTKGTSSLPSVVFGGTLVESGSCVAEVTVVGNNTELGKIGHSLTEIQTTTSPLQHQIRGFVHRMVAFGAVAFFMVWGLNFAQSGEVLHALLHGLTLAMSVLPEEIPVAFSTFMALGAYRLYKNNIIAKSPMTVETLGAATVICTDKTGTLTENVMKLVALYDAKKDDLYDFTNTPITISHPVLVSAMWASEPSPFDPMEKALHAAYAATTPQDLRPYYTLTSEYPLSGIPPFMTHVYTAENLPPIIACKGAVEGVLAVSDASQEKQNRILAVSRQLASKGYRVLAVGVSNHDPLQLPALQTALRFSFQGLVAFYDPPKANIRQTVEAFYQAGIQVKMITGDYAETAKAIGQQVHFRDLEQCLTGEEVMRMPPESLKTAVSSVNLYARMFPEAKLRVIEALKANNEIVAMTGDGVNDGPALKAAHIGIAMGKRGSETAKAAASLVLTDDDLGHMPQAIALGRRIYENLKKAIRYIISIHIPILMIVTLPLMLFWRFTDLFSPIHVIFLELIMGPTCSIIFENEPIEANSMHKPPRKMTSSFFSLNELAISILQGLMISVACLSVGFWEMTQNEPEAVVRTTVFSTLIFSNLFLTLVNRSFYFGLLTTLRYPNYLIPLILILSLLVLIMALLIPNIRDIFDFAAISGMQLFRSLFAAACGVLWIEIWKAYQRKELPKPINFP; from the coding sequence ATGCCTGAACACCTTCCCCCATTCCCCCCCAAATGGACCGGGCTTACGTCCGCGCAAGTTGAGCATTCACGGCGGCAACATGGCCCAAATGTACTGCGCCTACGGGAAAAACATCCCCTTTTTTCCATCTTAAAAGAAGTTATCTCCGATCCCTTGTTTTTAATACTGGTAGGATCTGCTGCCATATATTTTATCTTAAACGAGGTTCAAGAAGGCATGATTATGCTGATGGCCTTGGGCTTTGTGTCGAGTATATCCATTTTTCAGGAAAACCGTAGTCGGAATGCCGTTCTAACCCTCCGAAAATTAGCAAATCCGCCGACTAAAGTGATACGAGACGGTCAGCAATATTCGGTCCCCGCAGAAGACGTGGTTATTGGCGATCTTATCATGCTCGAAGACGGAGATCTTATTCCAGCAGATGCCCAAATACTGGAAGCACATGATTTTTCGGTAAATGAAAGTATCTTGACGGGCGAATCGTTATCCGTTACCAAAGGCACTTCCTCCCTTCCTTCCGTTGTTTTTGGCGGCACATTGGTAGAAAGCGGCTCTTGTGTGGCCGAAGTAACAGTTGTTGGAAACAACACCGAATTGGGTAAAATTGGCCATTCCCTCACCGAAATCCAAACAACGACCTCGCCGCTCCAACACCAAATCAGGGGATTTGTGCATAGAATGGTAGCTTTCGGCGCCGTAGCCTTTTTCATGGTGTGGGGCCTCAATTTTGCACAATCGGGCGAAGTATTACATGCCTTGTTACATGGGCTTACTCTGGCAATGTCGGTTTTGCCCGAAGAAATTCCAGTGGCATTCAGCACGTTTATGGCACTTGGCGCCTACCGCCTCTATAAAAACAACATCATTGCCAAGTCTCCCATGACGGTTGAAACTCTCGGCGCCGCTACGGTCATTTGTACCGACAAGACGGGCACCCTTACAGAAAATGTCATGAAATTAGTAGCCTTGTATGATGCAAAAAAGGACGATTTATATGACTTTACTAACACTCCCATCACCATTTCACATCCGGTATTGGTAAGTGCCATGTGGGCGTCCGAGCCATCTCCTTTCGATCCGATGGAAAAAGCCCTCCATGCCGCCTATGCAGCTACCACCCCACAAGACCTCCGTCCATACTACACCCTTACTTCCGAATACCCCCTGAGCGGAATTCCTCCTTTTATGACCCATGTCTATACGGCTGAAAACTTGCCCCCTATCATTGCTTGCAAAGGGGCTGTAGAAGGCGTACTTGCGGTTTCGGATGCCTCTCAGGAGAAACAGAACCGTATTCTGGCGGTATCGCGTCAGTTGGCTTCAAAAGGCTATCGAGTTTTAGCCGTTGGTGTTTCCAACCACGACCCTTTGCAACTTCCTGCATTACAAACAGCCCTGCGGTTTTCTTTTCAAGGATTGGTGGCGTTTTATGATCCACCCAAGGCCAATATCAGACAAACAGTCGAAGCCTTTTATCAGGCAGGAATACAAGTAAAAATGATCACCGGAGATTATGCTGAGACCGCCAAGGCCATCGGACAACAAGTACATTTTCGAGACCTTGAGCAATGCCTAACGGGCGAGGAAGTGATGCGAATGCCCCCAGAATCACTAAAAACCGCCGTTTCCTCTGTCAATTTGTATGCCCGCATGTTCCCCGAAGCCAAACTCCGTGTGATCGAAGCCCTAAAAGCAAACAATGAAATCGTGGCGATGACGGGCGATGGGGTAAATGACGGCCCCGCCTTAAAAGCTGCTCATATTGGCATCGCAATGGGCAAACGCGGCTCCGAAACCGCAAAGGCCGCCGCATCGCTTGTTTTGACGGATGACGATCTGGGACACATGCCGCAAGCCATCGCGCTCGGACGACGTATTTATGAGAACCTTAAAAAAGCCATTCGGTACATTATTTCTATTCATATTCCGATTTTAATGATCGTAACCCTTCCATTGATGCTTTTTTGGCGCTTTACCGACTTGTTCTCGCCCATTCATGTCATCTTTTTGGAACTAATCATGGGCCCCACCTGCTCTATCATCTTTGAGAATGAGCCTATTGAGGCCAATTCGATGCACAAGCCACCTCGGAAAATGACGTCTTCCTTTTTTTCGTTGAACGAACTGGCAATCAGTATTTTGCAAGGTTTAATGATCTCGGTGGCTTGCCTTTCCGTCGGCTTTTGGGAAATGACCCAAAACGAACCAGAAGCAGTAGTCCGCACCACGGTTTTTTCGACGCTCATTTTTAGCAACCTTTTTCTCACCTTGGTAAATCGGTCTTTTTACTTCGGCTTGCTTACAACCCTTAGATACCCGAATTATCTAATCCCCCTGATCCTGATACTCTCCTTGCTCGTTTTGATTATGGCATTGTTGATTCCAAATATCCGCGATATTTTTGACTTTGCAGCGATATCGGGAATGCAGCTTTTCAGGTCCCTCTTTGCTGCCGCCTGCGGAGTCTTATGGATTGAAATTTGGAAGGCGTACCAACGAAAAGAACTACCAAAACCCATTAACTTTCCTTAA
- a CDS encoding histidine kinase: MPFSEPLRTRHWTIRAAVHFLAWSLVLLMPLLFGLPIRLRDPVLFWSIQFAQVALMMSLYYGNLGIFLPRLLVHRKTLWYIVVVILVILSISEAYMMFRDWVTSTFGSPFEQPAPPPGSKHNHRPNNYSSSYRYFSIITQLVLVVFVGLTQHFIHEWQRSKQETEAREKERLAAELAFLRSQVSPHFLFNVLNGMVSLARKKSDKLEPALMTLSSLIRYTLYEAPESRVPLDREITYLNSYLDLQRLRFGDTLHLQVEISGDTTQATIEPLLLIPFVENAFKHGTNVAHPEIDLKIQVREEVLHFEVSNTMPESDVGPKDPASGIGLTNIRRRLDLLYPQAHSLGIVPGLNRFQVVLTVNLHHPERDLESPKSLPHDQLRHYA; the protein is encoded by the coding sequence ATGCCGTTTTCCGAACCCCTCCGTACCCGCCATTGGACCATTAGGGCTGCTGTTCATTTTCTTGCTTGGTCTTTGGTTTTGCTCATGCCCTTGCTATTTGGTCTTCCGATCCGCCTTCGAGACCCAGTCCTTTTCTGGAGTATTCAGTTTGCCCAAGTGGCCTTAATGATGTCTCTGTACTATGGCAATCTGGGGATTTTTCTGCCGAGGCTATTGGTGCATCGTAAAACCCTTTGGTACATTGTGGTAGTGATTCTGGTCATTTTGTCCATTAGTGAAGCCTATATGATGTTTAGGGACTGGGTCACAAGTACATTTGGTTCGCCATTTGAGCAACCAGCCCCCCCTCCGGGGTCTAAACACAACCACCGCCCCAATAACTATTCTTCATCGTACCGCTATTTTTCCATTATCACCCAACTCGTTTTGGTGGTTTTTGTAGGACTGACCCAACACTTTATCCATGAGTGGCAACGCTCTAAACAAGAGACCGAAGCGAGGGAAAAGGAGCGTCTTGCGGCCGAACTCGCGTTTTTGCGTTCGCAAGTAAGCCCCCATTTTTTGTTTAATGTATTAAATGGTATGGTTTCGCTGGCCCGGAAAAAATCTGACAAATTAGAACCGGCCCTCATGACCCTGTCTAGTCTGATACGTTATACACTCTACGAAGCACCCGAATCTCGTGTCCCCCTTGACCGTGAGATCACCTATCTCAATAGTTATTTAGACCTACAGCGCCTACGTTTTGGCGATACCTTGCACTTACAAGTTGAAATTTCCGGAGACACCACACAAGCCACCATAGAACCCCTCCTATTAATCCCGTTTGTTGAGAATGCTTTTAAGCACGGCACCAATGTGGCACATCCAGAGATTGACCTTAAGATTCAGGTAAGGGAAGAGGTCTTGCACTTTGAAGTCAGCAATACAATGCCAGAATCAGATGTCGGCCCCAAAGACCCCGCATCCGGCATAGGATTGACCAACATTCGCCGGAGATTGGACCTCTTATATCCACAAGCACATTCATTAGGCATTGTACCGGGTCTTAACCGATTTCAGGTAGTACTGACCGTAAACCTGCACCACCCTGAAAGAGACCTAGAATCACCCAAAAGCTTGCCCCATGACCAGCTAAGACATTATGCCTGA
- a CDS encoding pyruvate, phosphate dikinase, whose protein sequence is MDVSAKYVYLFGPEGTEGRADMKNLLGGKGANMAEMCLLNIPVPAGFTVTTEACTQYTLHGRETVTNLIADEVKKGVAYVEKIMGKKFGDASDPLLLSVRSGARASMPGMMDTILNLGLNDDAVQGLIEKSGDARFAWDSYRRFVQMYGDVVMGLKPERKEDEDPFELIIEFVKHERGVKLDTDLSADDLKELVRRFKALILARLGKDFPTDPWEQLWGAIMAVFQSWNNERAQVYRALNDIPESWGTAVNVQAMVYGNHSSNSATGVAFTRDAATGEDIFNGEFLFNAQGEDVVAGIRTPQQVTRIGSQRWAELACISEEDRKTNYPSLEEAMPEVFAQLIHAETTLENHFSDMQDVEFTIEDGKLWMLQTRNGKRTGAAMVKIAMDMLRQGMIDEKTAIQRVDPNRLDELLHPVFDGKAIKNAEVIARGLPASPGASTGQIVFFADEAEEWAKRGKDVILVRVETSPEDLRGMHAAKGILTARGGMTSHAAVVARGMGKCCVSGAGAIHVDYKSREMTVEGKTYREGTWISLNGTTGEVYEGRVETREAELSGDFGELMTLSEKYARLGVRTNADTPEEAKQAVNFGATGIGLCRTEHMFFEGDRIISVREMILADDEAGRRKALDKLLPIQRGDFEGLFEVMHDLPVTIRLLDPPLHEFLPHDDASQQVMAKQMHVSVNKIRDRIEELKEQNPMLGHRGCRLGITYPEITEMQTRAIIEAALNVHAKGIKVLPEIMVPLVVTVREFAEQEKVIRRVAAKVFAEQGVEIPYKVGTMIETPRAALMADSIAQKAEFFSFGTNDLTQMTFGFSRDDANKFLPIYLKKGLVDQDPFKSIDEKGVGQLIDMAVKKGRSVNANLHLGVCGEHGGDPTSVAFACKTGLDYVSCSPFRVPIARIAAAQATIRQKQANA, encoded by the coding sequence ATGGACGTCTCTGCTAAATATGTGTATCTCTTTGGGCCGGAAGGCACTGAAGGCCGTGCTGACATGAAGAACCTTTTGGGAGGAAAAGGGGCCAATATGGCCGAAATGTGCTTGCTCAATATCCCCGTTCCGGCTGGTTTCACGGTAACCACCGAGGCTTGTACCCAATATACCTTGCATGGTCGGGAAACGGTGACCAACCTCATTGCCGATGAAGTAAAAAAAGGCGTGGCATATGTCGAAAAAATCATGGGCAAAAAATTTGGAGACGCTTCGGACCCGTTATTGCTCTCTGTGCGTTCGGGAGCACGTGCTTCGATGCCCGGTATGATGGATACGATCCTGAATTTGGGACTGAATGATGACGCCGTTCAAGGGTTGATCGAGAAATCGGGCGATGCACGGTTTGCATGGGACTCGTACCGCCGATTTGTGCAAATGTATGGCGATGTGGTGATGGGTCTGAAGCCTGAACGCAAAGAAGATGAAGACCCTTTCGAGTTGATCATTGAATTTGTTAAACATGAACGAGGGGTAAAATTAGATACCGACCTTTCGGCAGATGATTTAAAAGAATTGGTCCGTCGGTTTAAAGCCCTGATCTTGGCCCGGTTAGGTAAAGACTTCCCGACCGATCCATGGGAGCAGTTGTGGGGGGCCATCATGGCAGTATTCCAAAGTTGGAACAACGAGCGGGCACAAGTTTATCGTGCCTTGAACGACATTCCTGAAAGTTGGGGAACAGCGGTCAATGTGCAGGCAATGGTCTATGGTAACCATTCCAGCAATAGTGCAACTGGTGTGGCTTTCACCCGCGATGCGGCCACAGGTGAAGACATTTTTAATGGCGAATTTTTATTTAATGCACAAGGTGAAGATGTGGTTGCGGGGATTCGCACACCCCAACAAGTGACGCGTATAGGCTCACAGCGGTGGGCCGAGTTGGCCTGCATCAGCGAAGAAGACCGGAAGACCAATTATCCGTCATTAGAAGAAGCTATGCCCGAGGTGTTTGCACAGCTGATTCATGCAGAAACGACACTGGAAAACCATTTTAGCGATATGCAAGACGTAGAGTTTACCATCGAGGACGGTAAACTTTGGATGTTGCAAACCCGAAATGGCAAACGGACGGGCGCAGCAATGGTGAAAATTGCTATGGATATGCTTCGCCAAGGAATGATAGATGAAAAAACGGCTATCCAACGGGTGGATCCGAATCGCTTGGATGAATTGCTACATCCCGTTTTTGATGGAAAGGCGATTAAGAATGCCGAGGTAATTGCACGCGGGTTACCGGCTTCTCCAGGGGCCTCCACCGGGCAAATCGTGTTCTTTGCAGATGAAGCGGAAGAATGGGCCAAACGTGGTAAAGATGTTATTCTGGTGCGGGTAGAAACCAGTCCCGAAGACTTGCGCGGGATGCACGCCGCCAAAGGGATTCTGACGGCACGCGGCGGTATGACATCTCATGCGGCAGTGGTTGCACGGGGAATGGGCAAATGCTGTGTTTCGGGTGCAGGTGCTATCCATGTAGATTATAAATCGCGCGAGATGACCGTAGAAGGCAAAACCTATCGCGAAGGAACGTGGATTTCGCTTAATGGCACCACCGGAGAGGTCTATGAGGGGCGGGTCGAAACCCGCGAAGCCGAACTTAGCGGCGACTTTGGCGAATTGATGACGCTCTCCGAAAAATATGCCAGACTCGGTGTACGTACCAACGCGGATACGCCCGAAGAAGCTAAGCAAGCCGTAAATTTTGGAGCAACAGGAATTGGCCTTTGCCGCACCGAGCACATGTTCTTTGAAGGGGATCGTATTATTTCGGTAAGGGAAATGATTTTGGCCGATGACGAGGCCGGGCGCCGGAAGGCTTTAGACAAACTACTGCCCATTCAACGGGGCGATTTCGAGGGCTTATTCGAGGTTATGCACGATCTACCCGTGACCATCCGTCTCTTAGATCCGCCACTCCATGAATTCCTCCCACATGACGATGCCAGTCAACAGGTGATGGCCAAACAAATGCATGTCTCGGTGAATAAAATCCGGGATCGGATTGAAGAACTGAAAGAACAAAACCCCATGCTGGGTCATCGTGGTTGCCGACTCGGCATCACGTATCCCGAAATTACCGAAATGCAAACCCGTGCCATCATAGAGGCGGCTCTTAACGTACATGCAAAAGGGATCAAAGTCTTGCCCGAAATCATGGTTCCGTTAGTGGTGACCGTCCGCGAATTTGCAGAGCAAGAAAAGGTCATCCGTCGGGTCGCTGCCAAGGTTTTTGCAGAACAAGGCGTAGAAATCCCCTATAAAGTGGGGACAATGATCGAAACGCCGCGTGCAGCACTGATGGCAGATAGCATTGCCCAAAAAGCTGAGTTCTTCTCTTTTGGAACGAACGACCTCACGCAAATGACGTTCGGATTTTCCCGCGACGATGCCAATAAATTCTTACCGATCTACCTGAAAAAAGGGCTTGTGGACCAAGATCCGTTTAAATCTATTGATGAAAAGGGGGTGGGCCAACTGATTGATATGGCGGTTAAAAAAGGGCGTTCGGTAAATGCGAACCTGCATCTGGGGGTGTGTGGTGAACATGGCGGCGATCCAACATCGGTGGCTTTTGCTTGTAAAACTGGTTTGGATTATGTGAGCTGTTCCCCCTTCCGGGTACCCATCGCCCGAATTGCTGCGGCTCAGGCCACCATTCGCCAAAAACAAGCCAACGCCTAA
- a CDS encoding GxxExxY protein, which yields MTLDEITYKVNGCAMKVHNTLGNGFQEVIYQRCLAIELERAGLSFGREVEQTIFYEGIEVGTRRADFVVENQIIVELKALINLEDVHLAQAKNYVVAYDFPIGLLINFGATSLQFKKVFNPKFNKINPANPKMSESGLTRLKDEQNNERKNNPANPKIN from the coding sequence ATGACATTAGACGAGATTACTTATAAAGTTAATGGTTGTGCAATGAAAGTGCATAACACGTTAGGTAATGGATTTCAAGAGGTCATTTACCAACGGTGCTTGGCTATTGAATTAGAAAGAGCAGGATTATCTTTTGGAAGAGAAGTTGAACAAACTATCTTTTATGAAGGAATTGAAGTAGGAACAAGAAGAGCTGATTTTGTTGTAGAAAACCAAATAATAGTGGAACTAAAAGCATTGATTAATTTGGAAGATGTGCATTTAGCACAAGCAAAAAATTATGTAGTTGCCTATGATTTTCCCATTGGATTATTGATAAACTTTGGAGCAACAAGTTTGCAATTCAAAAAAGTATTTAACCCAAAATTCAACAAAATCAATCCTGCAAATCCTAAAATGTCAGAATCAGGGTTGACGAGATTAAAAGATGAACAAAATAATGAAAGAAAAAATAATCCTGCAAATCCTAAAATCAATTAA
- a CDS encoding metal-dependent hydrolase, translated as MKITYFGHSALLATTETHTFLFDPFLSENPLAEGHVRASDLKPDVVFVTHAHGDHWGDSEEILQRSGALLIANYEICTYLENKTGYGHFHPMNTGGMAHFEWGKVKQTYARHSSSFPDGTYGGNPNGFVLQSAGKTLYHAGDTDLFNEMAYIGEDFEIDLAFLPVGDNFTMGIPDAVRAAKMIRAKNVVPVHHNTFPYIVTDLAIWQNAMAAAGMNGMIMKPGESLII; from the coding sequence ATGAAAATAACCTATTTTGGCCACTCGGCCCTTTTGGCAACAACCGAAACCCACACATTTTTATTCGACCCTTTCCTGAGCGAAAATCCACTTGCAGAAGGTCATGTTCGGGCCTCGGACCTCAAGCCGGACGTGGTCTTCGTCACGCACGCGCATGGCGACCACTGGGGCGACTCCGAGGAAATCCTCCAGAGATCGGGTGCGCTTCTTATTGCTAATTACGAAATCTGTACCTATTTAGAGAACAAAACGGGCTATGGGCATTTTCATCCAATGAATACGGGTGGGATGGCCCACTTTGAATGGGGAAAGGTCAAACAAACGTATGCAAGACATTCCTCGTCCTTTCCCGACGGAACATATGGTGGCAACCCGAATGGGTTTGTCCTGCAATCGGCTGGAAAAACATTATACCATGCCGGAGACACCGATTTGTTCAACGAAATGGCCTATATTGGCGAAGACTTCGAGATAGATCTGGCTTTTTTACCCGTTGGCGATAATTTTACGATGGGAATACCGGATGCGGTCCGCGCAGCCAAAATGATTCGGGCCAAAAATGTAGTACCCGTACATCATAATACCTTTCCCTACATCGTTACCGATCTGGCCATCTGGCAAAATGCCATGGCAGCGGCTGGTATGAACGGCATGATTATGAAGCCGGGAGAATCCCTTATTATTTAA
- a CDS encoding carboxypeptidase regulatory-like domain-containing protein produces the protein MKIRLPKFLLYVICGYFVWTDVLAQVRVWGVVRETSGNAPVSGVVVALIKPITGEVQFFGRSDLDGGYLLADVLPGEYRIRVGTVGYRRFERSISVAGADIRYDIRLEPGILEKEKPNPGTFFKRVHDWLKKRRIVKNFR, from the coding sequence ATGAAAATCCGCCTACCTAAGTTTCTACTATATGTTATATGTGGCTATTTCGTTTGGACGGATGTTCTTGCCCAGGTGCGTGTTTGGGGAGTGGTCCGTGAAACAAGTGGCAATGCTCCTGTTTCGGGTGTTGTAGTGGCACTCATTAAACCAATAACGGGCGAGGTACAGTTTTTTGGTAGAAGCGATCTAGATGGGGGCTATCTGTTGGCAGATGTGTTGCCGGGTGAATATCGGATTCGGGTTGGCACGGTGGGGTATCGTCGGTTCGAGCGGAGTATATCCGTAGCTGGAGCCGATATTCGATATGATATTCGCTTAGAACCGGGCATTTTGGAAAAGGAAAAACCAAATCCGGGTACGTTTTTTAAGCGCGTTCATGATTGGTTGAAGAAAAGGCGTATCGTGAAAAATTTTAGGTGA